The following are from one region of the Nicotiana tabacum cultivar K326 chromosome 3, ASM71507v2, whole genome shotgun sequence genome:
- the LOC107767752 gene encoding putative late blight resistance protein homolog R1B-17 translates to MIGKQYFIDKKQKGETIPYSLLLHSSKKIMDRGKEIEGEREKGEEFNFEVSFSALRKDIFNILDFIERLKNDEHQKALDLDLIEMLKFELAFVCTYVQLSCSDLNQFEEVMTSKGQYVEDLLRRILNDDMHHVLPRFMDNTNDCISSRRRSESSATMTEKHLNFLLSNLYHLSKYNAEQVFPSVTEYEILQNICGNIRDFHGLKVNGCVEHEIIEYFLPQFQLMAERIGFFLWDSRIHGDSRLFELAHLILKIVPIELQVMHICYTNLRASASREVGCFIKQLLETQPDILRGYLIHLQEHMVNVITANTSGDRNIHVMIEFLLIILTNMPKEFIHHDKFFDLLEHVGELIREVSTLVHDSEENSKNEDINDGKTHATSHLMENIEHMKGDLRHVYLKAPDSSQLYFPMSDGSLFMHLLLMHLNDLLNSNAYSVALIKEEIKLVKEDLEFIRSFLINVEKELYKDIWARVLDLAYEAKDVIDSIIVRDNGLLHLIFSLPFVVKKIKLTKEEVPNLLEKIPKNKGIIVVKSPTKYVERKSLTTGQTIVGFKEETDLIISKLTSGPKMLDVISITGTPGSGKTTLAYKVYNDMSVSRHFDIRSWCTVDQKYDEKKLLEDIFNQVTGSALKYRDNIDVANELRKHLFGKKFLIVLDDLWDTTAWDELTRPFPEAKKGSRIILTTREKKVALHAQRHSDPLDLRLQRLEESMELLEKRVFGKESFPDELLNVGKEIVQNCKGLPLVVDLIAGVIAGKEKKKTVWLEVLNNLSSFIFQNEVDVMKVIELSYDLLPDHLKMYLLNFANYSKDAAIPVGYLKRCWRAEGFAERTEMNSVEEVMDVYLDTLISNSLVISFNEIGTIRTFQIHDLVHDFCGIKAREEKLLDVITSSAPSSSSSDLMPRQMTILYDKEHFGHNNFILFDSKKKRHSGKHLYSLVIYGQKLDNSLYDICHLRHLRLLRFLQLDGSFIKVNDSLLHEICTLVHLRVLQIKTEVKSLPLSFSNLWNLEIMCLKNDGPPLVLLPTIWNLVKLQVLYIEDCSFFDLDMDEPILVAEDSKLENLRILGGLKLSYLKDTEDIFKRFPNLQELQFDLKESWDCSTERYWFPKLDFLNELEHLEGTFESSNTNDSVPSVATNRLWDFHFPLSLKILSLSVFPLTSDSLSTIARLPKLEILNLEDAIIEGGEWNLGEEDTFQNLKCLTLLRVTPAKLEAREESFHVLEKLELWECFKLEEIPPSFGDICSLKSVVLRRSPQLEASALEIKKYVEGLGGDIQVLVYN, encoded by the exons ATGATAGGTAAACAATATTTTATTGACAAAAAACAGAAAGGTGAAACCATTCCATACTCTCTGTTGCTTCATTCAAGTAAAAAG ATCATGGATAGAGGAAAAGAAATTGAAGGAGAAAGGGAGAAAGGGGAAGAATTCAACTTTGAG GTGTCATTTTCTGCTCTTCGCAAGGACATTTTCAATATTCTGGATTTCATAGAGAGGCTAAAGAATGATGAACATCAGAAAGCTCTTGACTTGGATCTAATTGAAATGCTGAAATTTGAGCTGGCATTTGTTTGTACATATGTCCAGCTTTCTTGTTCCGATTTGAATCAGTTTGAAGAAGTAATGACTAGCAAAGGACAATATGTTGAAGATCTGCTTCGACGAATTTTGAATGATGACATGCATCATGTCCTTCCTCGCTTCATGGATAATACGAATGATTGTATCAGCTCACGTCGTCGTTCTGAATCAAGTGCCACCATGACTGAGAAGCATTTGAACTTCCTCCTCTCGAATCTCTACCATCTATCCAAGTATAATGCTGAACAGGTTTTTCCATCAGTGACTGAATATGAAATTCTTCAGAATATATGTGGCAACATAAGAGATTTCCATGGGTTGAAAGTGAATGGTTGCGTTGAGCATGAGATTATTGAATATTTCTTACCTCAGTTTCAACTTATGGCTGAGAGAATAGGATTTTTCCTTTGGGATAGTCGGATTCATGGAGATTCTCGACTCTTCGAGCTAGCACATCTAATCTTGAAGATTGTTCCAATTGAACTGCAAGTTATGCACATATGTTATACAAATCTGAGGGCTTCAGCGTCAAGAGAAGTTGGATGTTTCATTAAGCAGCTCCTAGAAACCCAGCCAGACATTCTTAGGGGATATTTGATTCATCTACAAGAGCACATGGTTAATGTAATTACCGCTAACACTTCAGGGGATCGAAACATTCATGTCATGATAGAGTTCCTATTAATCATTCTTACTAATATGCCCAAGGAGTTTATTCATCATGACAAATTTTTTGATCTCTTGGAACATGTTGGAGAACTTATCAGGGAGGTATCAACTCTTGTTCACGACTCAGAAGAGAATTCAAAAAATGAAGACATTAATGATGGAAAAACCCATGCAACTTCGCACTTGATGGAAAATATTGAACACATGAAAGGAGATCTAAGACATGTTTACTTAAAAGCTCCAGACTCTTCTCAACTCTACTTCCCTATGAGTGATGGATCTCTCTTTATGCATCTTCTACTCATGCACTTGAATGATTTACTCAATTCCAATGCTTATTCAGTTGCATTGATAAAGGAAGAAATTAAGCTGGTGAAAGAAGATCTAGAATTCATAAGATCTTTTTTGATAAATGTTGAGAAAGAATTGTATAAAGATATCTGGGCACGTGTTCTAGATTTGGCATATGAGGCAAAAGATGTCATTGATTCAATTATTGTACGTGATAATGGTCTCTTACATCTTATTTTCTCACTTCCTTTTGTTGTAAAAAAAATCAAGCTTACCAAAGAAGAGGTCCCTAATTTACTTGAGAAGATTCCAAAGAACAAGGGCATCATTGTTGTGAAGTCTCCCACCAAGTATGTTGAAAGGAAGTCTTTAACAACTGGTCAAACAATCGTAGGTTTTAAGGAGGAGACAGATTTGATTATTAGTAAGCTCACCAGTGGACCGAAAATGCTAGATGTCATTTCGATCACTGGTACGCCGGGTTCGGGTAAAACTACTTTGGCATACAAAGTGTATAATGATATGTCAGTTTCTCGCCATTTCGACATTCGTTCATGGTGTACAGTTGATCAAAAATATGATGAGAAGAAGTTGTTGGAGGACATTTTTAATCAAGTTACTGGCTCAGCTTTGAAATACAGAGATAATATTGATGTTGCTAATGAGCTACGGAAACATCTGTTTGGAAAGAAGTTCCTTATCGTCTTAGATGACTTGTGGGATACTACAGCATGGGATGAGTTAACAAGACCTTTTCCTGAAGCGAAGAAAGGAAGTAGAATTATTTTGACAACTCGAGAAAAGAAAGTGGCTTTGCATGCACAACGCCACAGTGATCCTCTTGATCTTCGATTGCAAAGATTAGAAGAAAGTATGGAGTTATTAGAGAAAAGGGTCTTTGGAAAAGAAAGTTTCCCTGATGAACTACTGAATGTTGGGAAAGAAATTGTCCAAAATTGTAAAGGGCTTCCTTTGGTGGTTGATTTGATCGCTGGAGTTATTGCGggtaaggaaaagaaaaagactgTTTGGCTTGAAGTTCTAAATAATTTGAGTTCCTTCATTTTTCAGAATGAAGTGGACGTGATGAAGGTTATAGAATTAAGTTATGACCTTTTACCGGATCACCTAAAGATGTACTTACTTAACTTTGCAAATTATAGCAAGGACGCAGCAATTCCAGTCGGTTATTTGAAAAGATGCTGGCGTGCCGAAGGATTTGCGGAACGCACAGAGATGAACAGTGTGGAAGAAGTGATGGATGTTTATTTGGATACTTTAATTTCCAATAGCTTGGTTATTTCTTTCAATGAGATAGGTACCATTCGAACTTTCCAAATTCATGATCTTGTGCATGACTTTTGTGGGATAAAAGCAAGAGAGGAAAAGTTGCTTGACGTGATAACATCAAGTGctccatcatcatcttcttcagatTTGATGCCGCGTCAAATGACCATTTTATATGATAAGGAGCACTTTGGGCATAACAATTTTATCCTGTTCGattcaaaaaagaaaaggcaTTCTGGTAAACACCTCTATTCTTTGGTGATATATGGACAGAAGCTTGACAATAGTCTTTATGATATATGTCACCTAAGACActtgaggcttcttagatttttgCAACTGGATGGCTCTTTTATCAAGGTGAATGATTCTTTGCTCCATGAAATATGCACGTTGGTCCATTTGAGGGTCTTACAGATTAAGACAGAAGTTAAATCTTTGCCTTTGTCTTTTTCAAATCTCTGGAATCTAGAAATTATGTGCCTGAAAAACGATGGACCACCCTTGGTACTACTACCGACAATTTGGAATCTTGTAAAGTTGCAAGTGTTGTACATAGAAGATTGTTCTTTCTTTGATTTGGATATGGATGAACCAATACTGGTAGCAGAGGACTCAAAGTTAGAGAACCTGAGAATATTAGGGGGACTCAAACTTTCTTATCTGAAAGACacggaggatattttcaaaaggTTTCCCAATCTTCAAGAGCTTCAATTTGATCTCAAGGAATCATGGGATTGTTCAACAGAGCGATATTGGTTCCCGAAACTGGACTTCCTAAATGAACTAGAACACCTCGAAGGAACTTTTGAAAGTTCAAATACAAATGATAGTGTGCCATCTGTAGCGACAAATCGACTATGGGATTTTCACTTCCCTTTGAGTTTGAAAATATTGTCGTTGTCTGTGTTTCCTCTGACATCTGATTCACTATCAACAATAGCAAGACTGCCCAAGCTCGAAATTCTGAACCTTGAAGATGCAATCATCGAGGGGGGAGAATGGAACCTGGGAGAGGAAGACACCTTCCAGAATCTCAAATGTTTGACGTTGCTGCGAGTGACTCCTGCTAAGTTGGAGGCTAGAGAGGAATCCTTTCATGTGCTTGAGAAATTAGAACTGTGGGAATGTTTTAAGCTTGAGGAGATTCCGCCTAGTTTCGGGGATATTTGTTCATTAAAAAGTGTCGTATTGAGGAGGAGCCCTCAACTTGAAGCATCTGCTCTGGAGATTAAGAAATATGTTGAAGGACTGGGTGGGGATATTCAGGTCCTTGTTTATAACTGA